In the Pungitius pungitius chromosome 5, fPunPun2.1, whole genome shotgun sequence genome, one interval contains:
- the inpp5l gene encoding inositol polyphosphate-5-phosphatase A has product METFTDVLLVTANVGSLFDNVGEIQNEWLQELYTIVHSHNPQFIALHFQEVGGKDYMVNMGHAENFFRNIDSSEEMKDFDRVCIYVDNQFQAEDSFTALGSLYFIRKTLKNIYQYDFNVKDFKAVSGRNKHVGPLEGVATVEKEKFPKNFWPDFKWSRKGFMRTRWIIHNQGLDLVNVHLFHDASNLVACSSSPSIYSANRKNALRYVINRISDSRYTPLPFIVFGDFNFRLDTLSLVQHLSTAADVQTVKKECSNEVEKIICEEKDNDRQVLLRVEDKLFVYLHPAVFQENNGSAFLKYDKEVAAFHDVIKEEDIEFPPSYPYSEEYTKPTQYMNTRCPAWCDRILMSHSAQEFIYKGEDGEKCVVYNTVGPRVCMGDHKPVFLSFSLKTIDH; this is encoded by the exons GTGGGTGAAATTCAAAATGAGTGGTTACAAGAACTCTATACG ATTGTCCACAGCCACAACCCACAGTTCATTGCCCTGCACTTCCAGGAGGTGGGAGGAAAGGACTACATGGTCAACATGGGCCATGCCGAAAACTTTTTCCG GAACATTGACTCcagtgaggaaatgaaagacttTGACAGGGTCTGCATCTATGTGGACAACCAGTTCCAAGCCGAAGACAGTTTCACG GCTTTGGGGAGCTTGTACTTCATACGGAAGACACTGAAAAACATCTATCAGTATGATTTTAATG TTAAGGATTTTAAAGCAGTGTCGGGACGAAACAAGCATGTGGGCCCTCTGGAGGGGGTCGCTACCGTGGAGAAAGAAAAATTCCCAAAGAATTTCTGGCCTGAT TTCAAGTGGTCCAGAAAGGGCTTCATGAGGACCCGCTGGATTATACACAACCA AGGTCTGGACCTGGTCAATGTCCACCTGTTCCACGATGCCTCCAATCTCGTTGCCTGCAGCTCCAGTCCGTCCATTTACTCAGCCAACCGCAAAAACGCTCTCAGATATGTCATTAACAG GATATCAGACAGCCGCTACACTCCTCTGCCTTTCATCGTGTTTGGAGATTTTAACTTCCGTCTAGACACGCTTAGTCTGGTCCAG CATCTGTCCACAGCGGCGGACGTGCAGACAGTGAAGAAGGAATGCAGCAATGAAGTGGAGAAGATCATCTGTGAAGAAAAAGACAACGACCGCCAG GTGCTGCTCCGCGTTGAGGATAAGTTGTTCGTCTACCTGCACCCGGCGGTTTTCCAGGAGAACAACGGCAGCGCG TTTTTAAAGTACGACAAAGAAGTTGCAGCCTTTCATGATGTTATTAAGGAAGAGGACATCGAGTTTCCACCCAG ctacccCTACAGCGAGGAGTACACTAAACCGACCCAGTACATGAACACTCGCTGTCCGGCCTGGTGTGATCGTATCCTAATGTCGCACTCTGCCCAAGAATTCATCTACAAG GGAGAGGACGGGGAGAAGTGTGTTGTTTACAACACGGTGGGTCCTCGCGTCTGCATGGGAGACCATAAG cCAGTTTTCTTGTCCTTCTCACTGAAGACAATTGACCATTGA